The following proteins are encoded in a genomic region of Candidatus Dechloromonas phosphoritropha:
- a CDS encoding phage tail protein: MAQFTVNAQRFDPYKNFKFRVKWDGRYVAGISKVSSLKRTTEVVEHREGGSPSTGHKSPGRTKFEAITLERGVTHDTNFEQWANKVWNLGSGLGSEVSLKDFRKDLIIEVYNEAGQLALAYKVFRCWVSEYQALPDLDANANAVAIQHIKLENEGWERDYEVSEPAEPSFVEPG; this comes from the coding sequence ATGGCCCAGTTCACCGTCAATGCCCAGCGCTTCGATCCCTACAAAAACTTCAAATTCCGCGTCAAATGGGATGGCCGCTACGTCGCCGGCATCAGCAAGGTTTCATCGCTCAAGCGGACGACCGAAGTCGTCGAGCACCGCGAAGGGGGCAGTCCGTCCACCGGCCACAAGTCGCCCGGCCGCACCAAGTTCGAGGCCATCACGCTGGAGCGTGGCGTCACCCACGACACCAATTTCGAGCAATGGGCGAACAAGGTCTGGAACCTCGGCTCCGGCCTGGGCAGCGAAGTCTCGCTCAAGGACTTCCGCAAGGACCTGATCATCGAGGTCTATAATGAGGCCGGGCAACTGGCGCTGGCCTACAAGGTCTTCCGCTGCTGGGTCTCGGAATACCAGGCGCTGCCAGACCTCGACGCCAATGCCAACGCCGTGGCGATTCAACACATCAAGCTCGAAAACGAAGGCTGGGAACGCGACTATGAAGTGAGCGAGCCGGCGGAACCGAGC